The Dendropsophus ebraccatus isolate aDenEbr1 chromosome 10, aDenEbr1.pat, whole genome shotgun sequence genome has a segment encoding these proteins:
- the B3GALT4 gene encoding beta-1,3-galactosyltransferase 4, with product MAAILLYSTACLRLLLAHRRRWPLLFFLICLFFFLSVSGYFEEFLSAILSVFYFTPSRVSSPRAQTVAIPPFLLSPASACSSPPFLLILVTSAPSHRDRRDAIRQTWGSLSSATASASLTLFMLAVPKSPEERAALMHEAVTHRDIIQTNFTDSYRNLTLKTITGLTWALDKCRGARYVLKTDDDVFVNTVFLTQFLRAESGLQYMGRVHWRVSPYREPDHRHYISPELYAGNYFPPYCSGTGYILSHEAAGLIMEQLRSGPWPTVEDVYVGILARAAGIAPRHVAKIAGSSSVPHNVCCYRTMFTSHGMTPKGMQEAWNMLKAAGDHWCPSGVLFYCKLFSQSVDDGGKGVH from the coding sequence ATGGCCGCCATCCTGCTGTACTCCACCGCCTGCCTGCGCCTGCTGCTTGCCCACCGCCGCCGCTGGCCTCTCCTGTTCTTCCTCATCTGTCTGTTCTTCTTCCTCAGTGTCTCGGGGTATTTTGAGGAGTTCCTCTCCGCGATCCTTTCTGTCTTTTACTTCACCCCTTCTCGCGTGTCTTCTCCTCGGGCCCAGACTGTGGCCATCCCCCCTTTCCTTCTGTCTCCCGCCAGCGCCTGCTCATCCCCCCCGTTCCTGCTCATCTTAGTCACCAGCGCCCCTTCCCATAGAGACAGGCGGGATGCTATCCGTCAGACATGGGGCAGCCTCAGCTCCGCCACCGCTTCTGCTTCCCTCACCCTCTTCATGCTGGCTGTACCCAAGTCTCCAGAAGAGAGGGCGGCATTGATGCACGAGGCGGTGACCCACCGGGATATCATACAAACCAACTTCACCGACTCCTACCGGAACCTGACACTGAAGACCATCACCGGGCTGACATGGGCCTTGGATAAATGCAGAGGAGCCCGATACGTGCTGAAGACCGACGACGATGTCTTTGTCAATACAGTGTTTTTGACGCAGTTCTTAAGAGCGGAATCAGGTCTGCAGTACATGGGGCGAGTTCACTGGCGGGTGAGCCCGTACCGGGAACCTGACCACCGCCATTACATTTCACCGGAGCTGTACGCCGGTAACTATTTCCCCCCCTACTGCAGTGGCACCGGCTATATACTGTCTCATGAAGCGGCCGGACTCATCATGGAGCAGCTCAGGAGCGGCCCTTGGCCGACGGTGGAGGATGTGTATGTCGGCATCCTGGCCCGGGCAGCTGGGATCGCTCCACGACATGTTGCAAAGATTGCAGGATCCTCGTCTGTGCCGCACAACGTCTGCTGCTACCGAACCATGTTCACCTCTCACGGGATGACGCCCAAGGGCATGCAGGAGGCCTGGAATATGCTGAAGGCCGCCGGGGACCACTGGTGCCCCTCAGGGGTCCTCTTCTATTGTAAAttattcagccagtcagtggatgATGGTGGAAAAGGGGTGCACTGA